The genomic interval AATACAAATAGTAACATGTGAAAaagttatatttaaaaaattaatttaatgttACATTTTTTACATACCCAATATCTCTTGAACTAGTAAGAAGTTGTGTGCCCAATTGTCTGCTTTTAGTGGAGAGTGATAATTGTCCATTACAATATAATTTGCGTTCTCTACTATCTAATAAATGTTCTAAACTTTTTAACTTTTGTGTTGTTTCTTCTAAATCTTTTTGTGTTGCtttcctctttgaaatttctgTATACAATTGCTGCTTTAAACTTTTACTTTCAAGAGATAATTTTCTGTGTAGTGTCTAACAAAATAATGTAACTTATATAAACATGGTATAAAGATTTTACAGTATCTTTCAGATCTATAACTACCTGTATAGTATTTTGTTGCTGCTGTATTCTATAATTTAAATCATAAATTTGTGATTgtaatttttctctctctcctaagTTACGATCTTTACTAAGTTGTAATAAGTGTTTGTTTTGAGTctgtaaataatataaaatcattgaaatttttgttagatCTTGTTTAACAGTATTTTATACGATCTGCGTTTTCACCTGCAATTGTTGAAGctcattttctttctctttcaataAATGACATGTTTCTTTATGCAAAGCTTTTagctttttatatttaatttgaaGTATCCGTAATTCCTCTTGATGCGAATTAATTATCCGTGGTAATTCTGCATTTGTTCCTTCGTAACGTTTCAATGCAGAATCCTGTCGTTTTTGTAATGATTTCAATAGTCTATTTTCATTAGCTAACTCCTATAGAGAaagatataatttattatattcaatGTATTCGTCATTAACATATACTTTTAATGGGTAGAGATTTTTAGTACATTTATATTCATTGCATAGGAGAGTTAAAATAATTACATTCAACTGATAATGTGCATCAGCTAATTGATTTTGTAATTCCTTAATACGTAACATTCTTGCAGACAAAACTATTTGCTTAATACTGTTTTTATTGACCTTTGAATGATCTAATGATGTCTTCTGTCGAATACTACTTTGGTATGGCTGTCCTATggataataaaacaataaattacTTAATCACACTTTGctgtgtaatatttttttcactGAAATTATAATACAAACCAATTAAAGGATGTAAGCTCTTACTGGGTGAACTGTAAGCTATACTTTTGTGTGTTAAAGTAGTTTTCACATCCgtagatttttttaaattagaattttggtttctaaaaattgaaaatgcagcatatataacataatagtaaaatataaaaagtgtaaagtttaaatattgaaaatgggGTAAAAGTTATGCATTGCTTGGAAAACGTGCTACTATTCAAATATTCTTTTAGTAAAATTAGGACAGTGTTTAGGAGAACTAAAATTAAAGTTGTTTAGTATGACTGTGATTACCTATCAAAGTTTGCGTTGACATTTAACTGTACTACAGGTAATGTAGGTACTTCAGTTTGCATTTTCTGATTGTGGACACTTCATTACAATTAGCATCTCATGCTTTTAAAATGACTTTTTGCAGGAACAAATTGTTATGGTATTGTGAAAAACTTATTGAAGACCAATCAGCTTCCATAATTGTTTTTATGTGGTTACCAAGGTAACATCTATGTACACAAACACTTTATTAATCAATGTTTTTTATAACCAGATAGTTTGTAGAAATTCTTGGATCTATGCATTCTGcttttacaaaaataaattaaaaatataagatacgtgaaactaaaaatattttctacaacgTTCAAGGTTTACCTTATGCGTTTCATAGAAGATATATATGTAGGTCGTATGATGTATATATACGTATAATGAGAAAAAGTAATGATTCAATTCAATTATCCCTTTATTTTACATTCTTCGATCACAAATTACGATTAATATTACTTTAATTagtataatttatttcattgttctctttttacaaatatttattatataatttattcaaatataaataaacatgCGCACCGCACATGTATCGTTATATACactttttttaacaatataaatatgaaacagttCTAAATACATACATTTTGAATGGTTTATTAGCTGACATCAGCTGAAGTTGTAATGCTGGAATCACTAACTTTCGGTACtattacaaataaatgaaagaaaatttaaccATTCGATTAAAATGTATATCTTGAAACTAATTCTCGCATTCAAGTGTATTTCTATCATGTTACAGAATCACATTCTTTACAATACGTTGTTCACTTAGGAAGTGGCAGTCACCTTTACTTTAATACATTTCAAATGTATggttaaatttatattaaatttaacaTTGTACACATATTATTACCTGTTTAAAACATCTATCTTTAGACTTATGCTCCTTGAGCTTTTTTACTATTATCTTTTCCTTTATTGGACTTGAGCATTCCTATATGTTGAGTTTCCCATAATTTATTATAGAAAGAGTTTGGTATATTTAATAGTGAGTTGTGTGATCCTCTCTCTATTAATTTACCATTGTCTAATACAAAAATTTCATCTGAATCCATCACAGTAGACAAACGGTGCGCTATGACGATGGACGTTCGTCCTGTCGTTGCTCGGCGTAGTGCTTCAAGAATATTCTACGAACACAGCATTTCATGAATATCattaaatatgtataaaaaatcattttaaatacTACAAAATATAAACTCACATGTTCCGTAATGGAATCTAGTGACGACGTGGCTTCATCGAAAATTAATATTGGACTATTTTTTAAGATTGCTCTAGCAATTGCCACTCGCTGTTTTTCGCCCCCACTTAGTTTTAACCCACGCTCTCCAACAGGTGTGTCATATCCCTTTGGCCACTTAAGGATGTTGTCATGTAGGTTTGCCATTTTGGCAGCCTCGAAAACTTCTTCTTtagatttattcaaatttccatAGTGGAGATTATAATAGATACTTTCGTGGAAAAGGACCGTGTCCTAAAATTATTATATTCAAGCGATTATTACTTAAACGTTTGTTAGCAGATCTTGTTCACATTAAAACGTAATTACCTGCGGTACTATCGCTATCGATTGTCTTAAAGACTCTAAATCTAAATCTTGAATATTATGTCCATTGATATAGACACCTCCAGATTGTGGTTCAAAGAATCGATATAATAATCTTACTAATGTTGTTTtactgaaaaaaatatatatacattaagATCTAAATGTGAtcatttttatcaaaattatacatgttataataaaaatgtacccGCAACCAGATCCTCCAACGATGGCGATTTTCTTCCCACTTGGAATGATAAAATTGATATCATTAAAAATAGGCTTGCCTTCACAGTATTGAAACTTAACATTCTTAAACTCAATGTCAGAGTTTTTTGGGCTTATATTAAACCGCATAGCATTCTCCTTGGACtaatacaaaaaattataaaacacaTTAATAACTCAACGTATTATACATATCTTTAGAAGAAAATATTACTACCTTAATGGCTGTGTCCATTGACATTAAGGTAAACATCGTTTGCATGTCAATAAGAGCTTGTCTAACTTCACGATATACTGAACCCAAAAATCCTAATGGTACCGATAATTGGAATAAAAGTGCATTGACCATTACCAAATCGCCAACAGTCATAGTACCTACATTTGttcgaaataatattattattcatgcCATGTATAGAGTTGAAATTTAAAGATAAATATCGTaccatttacaatatttttggctGCTAACACCATGATTAAACTTAAGGCACCGCTAAATATAGCGTTTTGTCCAAAGTTTAACATCGCTAAACTCGTACTTGTTTTAAGGGATGCAGCTTCATACTTCTTTAACGATGCATCATATCGTTCGGTTTCAAATTTTTCGTTATTGAAATACTAAGATAGAAAACACAGTTACAGTATTTATCGTGTATTAAAGTTACTATAGCATACATGGTTACTTACCACGGTTACTTACCTTTACTGTTTCATAATTAATAAGTGAATCTATGGCTTTGTTACTTGCTTCGTTTTCTGCTTGGTTCATAAAAATTCGGAACTTCGTTCGCCATTGCGTAACAGCCAATGTAAATATAGCATAGACGCCAACACAGCCTAATGCAACAGCTGCATATTCTCCACCACATTTTAAATAGAGTATCGTACTAACAAGCCCTAATTCGAAAACGGTGGGTACAATATTAAACACCATAGCGTTTAAAACAAAATTGATTCCACGGCTTCCCCTATCTATTGTCTAAAATATATcagacatacatatatatatatatatataatctttTATAGTATACATCAATTCATTAAAAACCAATACTGTACCTTTGATAATGCTCCAGTTTGTCTGGACAGATGAAAAGCCATGTCTAAATTGtgtaaatgcataaatacatttttggctATTTTCCGTATAGAATGCTGTGCAACTTTTGCAAACACTGCATTTCGTAGTTCACTAAAACCAGCAGCACCTGCACGAGCTATACCATCTAGTTTGTAgacgaaaaaaattaattattgatgACTatcatatatattatatatatacatatatttgatTATAATTAAAccaatataaaatacatacatCCTATAAGTAATGATGTTGCTACTGTTGCCACTGTTTCCGGTGCAGTTTCTACACTTAGAATAGCACTGCCACCAGCTGTTATGTTTTGAGCATTGAGTGTGTCTATTGcatatttgaaaataaatggAACACCAACATTTAAAACTTTTGCACTAACAAGTAAACCAAGAGCTAGTTTCACCCTCTTTCTTATGTCTGGATCATCCTAAAAGCACATATATAATAAATCTCGGTTCTAATTCTGTATAAGTTACACACTTCAAACAACTCACTTCTGGCCAAATATATCTAAGCATTGCTTTGACCATATTCGAAGCTGTAACTGGTTCCCTATCTTTAAAATCAATAGCATCACGATTTAAACTGGATACACCAGGAtgaaaacaatttctttttggCTGACCTGACTTTCCTCCAGTAAATCCAGAAATGACTAGTGGGAACTTGACTGGAGGTACAATAGTTTTCGACTGCCATATACTTTTTTTCTTCTGAGCACGATCGATAACATTTCCATTGCAACACTGTAAAATATTTGCAAACCTTGAACAAATGTTTATACATTTTCatagtaaatatttaattaaaccATTATTAAGTATCAAAAGATTATTTCCACATTAGTCACTTTTTGTAAGAAGTCAAATTTCTGTATTAGAATGATTAAGAAAGCTTTAATCAgaaacaacattttttattaaaatattataaacaaaatataatacatatatttttcatatacaTTTTCATAATGTAACATTGACTTATATACAGTTTTAATTTCTGTTATTAATGGAACATGCACATGTAATTATTTGATTCTGTCAATATTGCTAAATATTCCTCCACAAGATTAATTGCAATACAAAAAGATTGTGTGTAGCACTTATAATCTTGCATATTTCttaaatgatttattaattcatcCCTTTTTAAATTCAAGATCTTTTTTGCTGTATTATATGTCTGAAGAGTTTCCACTGAAGTAAATGAATTACCATATATTTTTACATTCCACTGTTCTTTTTGTAATGTTgtatttaatataaataatgtGCAACTGGCATTGTAATTTAAACCTTCCCGTGTAAATGccatatttttttgtaaatgattGGACAGAATAAAATCTAATTTGAACTTTGAAATGTTAAAACAAGCTTGTacatcaaaaatattaaaataaatttcatctAATGTATTGCTCGGTATGAAAAAACCATAATGAACATATAATTTCAAGCTATTATGTGACCCATAGTTAATAAAAACTTGTGACCTTTGGCTAAATGATTTTAATGttgtaatttcataaaatttgtttttcttctcATCTGTAACTAAAGATGCATGTACAGTAGTATCAATATCATGATTAAAAAGATCTAAAAATGGTGCTAAGGCTAAATTATTGGGTTGTTTTATGTTGATGGTAACATTTTTTGTCTCTATTTGTTCTATATCAATGTATATAGCTCTTGTATTTACAATGTAGTATGCCCATTTATATCTTTCAAATGTCAATATCTTTTTTAAATCCATATTACAGTGATTACAGTAACCAGCCTTGTTCAAACTATTTACTGTCCTAATTAATGATTGATAGTCTTTTTCAACTTTATGATGTTCATTCATATAATCTATAATAATTGTTGGTAACAAACTTTTTTCTTTCTGTGTACAAAAATCTGGGTTTGTTAAAACCTGAGGAAgactatttatataataataccATTTAGATATAttattcaaatgcaattcatATAACAGGAACACTGACAGTACACACTGTGCACTATATAATTTGtcttttgaaaaaataaaattaatatcacTTTGATATACTGTAGTTGTTGTTATTAGCATCTTGTATGGTATTCTGATTAGAGTTTCGTTGATTTTAATGTCTTTTAATGTTTTCAACCCTCTACCAGTAATAGGAAAATCAAATGGAATTAAATCGTCAATcaataaacaattatttgttaATAGCCAAGATTTTAGATGCGTCAAGTTTTCATCTCCTTTGTCTGCCAATTCTTTGCCAGTTAGTCTCTTCTTTTGATGACGTATTCTTGATGTTCTACCCATTATGTATATATCTGTAGAAGTATTAAACAGATGTCTTGAGATAAATCATTTTTCGTTAGTTATCATCAAATATTCTTTATTACATTTATGTTAATTGGCACTGTCTTCATTTACCTAATAACTAAGGATTCTTATCATTTGTTATCAGTGTGACAATAAACATTCTTATTAAAGCCGTTATGACATAATTAGGGGAAGTAGATAACAGATAGCAGTTAATCACACTGTTACGAATCTGCAGTCAacatttaaataatatgtatataaaattatgtgAGAAGAATTACCCTAACTCCAACTGCTGAAAATATTGGGTTAAATGTCGAAACACAAAGGAAACCTCCctctgaacaaattttttgtcTTCGTGATTTAAACAAGCATGTTGTATATGATCTGATCCAAAATTTCCTTTCGTTATGTCCAAGACGTTGTAGGCGGCGACATAAAATAATGCTTAACATTATATCAGAAATATTTATTCACAAATGaagatataaaaatgaaattcacAAATTAGGTTAGTGGATCATGGTACGGGCACTACTATCACCCTACGAGAGCGCATATCTATAGCAGTAATAGCAGTGCTATTCATTCTTATCCACGTCACTATGGAAACCGCATGACGCTAAGGAGGCAGCCATGATAAACTAAATCTTTGTTTTCAAAGAAGTCACTGGACATTTACCTTTACTTTTACACCGACCTTCTGGATGAAAGAGGACAAATAGACTGCGTacaaaaaatttgaaacgttAGAAAGCGCGGCAATATTCGAAAAGACAACGATATGTAACGCATATACACGATTTCATCAATTgaatattactaaaaaaatgatttatattGTACTGCATATCTAACTGAACGTTTATACACCTCTAAGGTATCTTTGATATTATGGATTTTATATGTAGATATTAAGGAATTTGAACAGCGAAACAAGAATGTTATCGCAAGATGTAGTCGGTGTGCGCATGCACATTGATTTTAGAAATACTCTGAAATTGGTCATTGAAAAATGCCGCAGTTTCGCTTCTTTGACAATACTCTGTCTCTTACTACGACCTTAAGGTTCATAAAAACGCGCACTGTTGTATAGATAATTATTAATCTACAATATTATCTTCGTAAGTACTTCGTGTTGATGCATTTAATTTTTACACAACCAAAATAAACATGTGCAAATGCAATAGCACTTTCATTGATGAACAATGGAGCTCACGCAGATAATATAAAGTAATACAGAGAACTAACTTTTTGATCAAGGTTGAATCGCATGCTTTCTTTAGAAAATAAGGTCAAAAGTAAAAGTTTTGAAACGTCAATCATGTATGTTATACCTGTTGCATGCGTCACTAATGTTAATGTTGTGATAAAACATAGTCCACGGGTGTGTACGGTATAAAATGTCCACGAATAGAATTGcttttacttttttaaaaaatggaaatattGCCAGATCTGTTTCGTACACTGATCACAGGGTGTACTGTGCATCACACAGAAATGTGCACACTTGTATGGAAAATAGATTTCGTTTACAACAATACAATAAGGTAGAAGCTAAACTTGCTGGAAACCAAAAGCCCGATTGGAACAAAGCTGTTTCAGAAGCAGAGAAAATTGTTGGATATCCAACATCATTTTTGAGCTTGCGGTGGCTTCTAAGCGATGAAATTGCAAATGTAGCACTGCATTTGAGAAAATTAGTGGGATCAAATCATCCTGTATTAAAGACAGCCAAGTAAGActtaagatatatatatatactacattaatataattttacttTCCTTCTTATACAACATCTTCTTAACTATTATAGAAGTGTTATCTTTAATGGACGTAATAATATGCAAGCATGGGGACTTATTGTATTGTTAATTTCAAAAGCTGCTGGCCACTTAAATGTAGATGACATGGAAGAAGACAAGGCTGCTGGTGTGCTACATAGGtataatgtttaaaataaacTATAAGTGAaatcgaacaaaatttttaccAAACTATATTTTAGCCAGCGAGCATTGGCTGAAGTTACTGAAATGATACGTACCAGTAATCTTGTTCATAAAGGACTAATAAATATAGGACCAGGTCTTCATTTAGAAACTTCAGAATTAAACGATATGAATGTtggtaataaaattgcattacTAAGTGGAGATTATTTATTAGCTAATTCTTGTGCAGAGTTGGCTAATCTTCGTAATCAAGAAGTATGCGCATAAACACTTCATGTTACGATTCTTAAGTGTGTAAGCTTGTTATTATAGTGTAATTTTATTTAGATTGTAGAATTAATGTCTAGTGCTGTAAGAGACCTGGCTGAAGCAGAATTTATAGGACGCAGAGATAGCCAAAATAATCCTCTGCCTTCTCTACCACCTGAAGATCGTACTGATTATGCAGTGGAGGAATGGACTTTAAGAAATGTACTGAGCGCTGGTGCATTACTTGGAAAATCATGTAAAGGCACATTGAAACTGGCTGGGCATAGCAATGAAATACAGGAGCAGGGTTACAACTTTGGAAAACATTTAGCATTAGCTTGGCAAGCTTATTTGGATTTGAGTCCATTCATTACAAAAGATCAAAGTGTAACATTCAGTCTATGTTCTGCTCCAGTTATGTTTCATATTGAACACGACCC from Halictus rubicundus isolate RS-2024b chromosome 2, iyHalRubi1_principal, whole genome shotgun sequence carries:
- the Abcb7 gene encoding ATP binding cassette subfamily B member 7 isoform X1, encoding MLSIILCRRLQRLGHNERKFWIRSYTTCLFKSRRQKICSEGGFLCVSTFNPIFSAVGVRCCNGNVIDRAQKKKSIWQSKTIVPPVKFPLVISGFTGGKSGQPKRNCFHPGVSSLNRDAIDFKDREPVTASNMVKAMLRYIWPEDDPDIRKRVKLALGLLVSAKVLNVGVPFIFKYAIDTLNAQNITAGGSAILSVETAPETVATVATSLLIGYGIARAGAAGFSELRNAVFAKVAQHSIRKIAKNVFMHLHNLDMAFHLSRQTGALSKTIDRGSRGINFVLNAMVFNIVPTVFELGLVSTILYLKCGGEYAAVALGCVGVYAIFTLAVTQWRTKFRIFMNQAENEASNKAIDSLINYETVKYFNNEKFETERYDASLKKYEAASLKTSTSLAMLNFGQNAIFSGALSLIMVLAAKNIVNGTMTVGDLVMVNALLFQLSVPLGFLGSVYREVRQALIDMQTMFTLMSMDTAIKSKENAMRFNISPKNSDIEFKNVKFQYCEGKPIFNDINFIIPSGKKIAIVGGSGCGKTTLVRLLYRFFEPQSGGVYINGHNIQDLDLESLRQSIAIVPQDTVLFHESIYYNLHYGNLNKSKEEVFEAAKMANLHDNILKWPKGYDTPVGERGLKLSGGEKQRVAIARAILKNSPILIFDEATSSLDSITEHNILEALRRATTGRTSIVIAHRLSTVMDSDEIFVLDNGKLIERGSHNSLLNIPNSFYNKLWETQHIGMLKSNKGKDNSKKAQGA
- the Abcb7 gene encoding ATP binding cassette subfamily B member 7 isoform X2, with the translated sequence MLSIILCRRLQRLGHNERKFWIRSYTTCLFKSRRQKICSEGGFLCVSTFNPIFSAVGVRCCNGNVIDRAQKKKSIWQSKTIVPPVKFPLVISGFTGGKSDREPVTASNMVKAMLRYIWPEDDPDIRKRVKLALGLLVSAKVLNVGVPFIFKYAIDTLNAQNITAGGSAILSVETAPETVATVATSLLIGYGIARAGAAGFSELRNAVFAKVAQHSIRKIAKNVFMHLHNLDMAFHLSRQTGALSKTIDRGSRGINFVLNAMVFNIVPTVFELGLVSTILYLKCGGEYAAVALGCVGVYAIFTLAVTQWRTKFRIFMNQAENEASNKAIDSLINYETVKYFNNEKFETERYDASLKKYEAASLKTSTSLAMLNFGQNAIFSGALSLIMVLAAKNIVNGTMTVGDLVMVNALLFQLSVPLGFLGSVYREVRQALIDMQTMFTLMSMDTAIKSKENAMRFNISPKNSDIEFKNVKFQYCEGKPIFNDINFIIPSGKKIAIVGGSGCGKTTLVRLLYRFFEPQSGGVYINGHNIQDLDLESLRQSIAIVPQDTVLFHESIYYNLHYGNLNKSKEEVFEAAKMANLHDNILKWPKGYDTPVGERGLKLSGGEKQRVAIARAILKNSPILIFDEATSSLDSITEHNILEALRRATTGRTSIVIAHRLSTVMDSDEIFVLDNGKLIERGSHNSLLNIPNSFYNKLWETQHIGMLKSNKGKDNSKKAQGA
- the Pdss2 gene encoding decaprenyl diphosphate synthase subunit 2 → MSTNRIAFTFLKNGNIARSVSYTDHRVYCASHRNVHTCMENRFRLQQYNKVEAKLAGNQKPDWNKAVSEAEKIVGYPTSFLSLRWLLSDEIANVALHLRKLVGSNHPVLKTAKSVIFNGRNNMQAWGLIVLLISKAAGHLNVDDMEEDKAAGVLHSQRALAEVTEMIRTSNLVHKGLINIGPGLHLETSELNDMNVGNKIALLSGDYLLANSCAELANLRNQEIVELMSSAVRDLAEAEFIGRRDSQNNPLPSLPPEDRTDYAVEEWTLRNVLSAGALLGKSCKGTLKLAGHSNEIQEQGYNFGKHLALAWQAYLDLSPFITKDQSVTFSLCSAPVMFHIEHDPSILAEIDKGLESVNDVDYEKVYKIVLMGPGVELTKQLQKRHSQRAMEVLSVFEKSDARTALYNIIAAMEESE